In the Hordeum vulgare subsp. vulgare chromosome 7H, MorexV3_pseudomolecules_assembly, whole genome shotgun sequence genome, one interval contains:
- the LOC123408774 gene encoding 26.2 kDa heat shock protein, mitochondrial-like produces MASAVACKVAAPASLLKSGAPVAFCPLSTTAVTADRRPYNTMVKEAIRYDDDDDDYSGRHLVLPSFFSQDVVDPLGAPTSMARLLSLMEDVATQTGLSSTAGASRLGRWVAKEDDGAVYLEVPMPGLTKEHVQVRADKNILVIKGEGQKQPWDGDDDSAVPRYNRRIELPADAYKMDKIKAEMKNGVLWVTLLKLKEEERKDVFHVKVE; encoded by the exons atGGCTTCCGCCGTCGCTTGCAAAGTTGCCGCGCCGGCCAGCCTCCTCAAGTCCGGCGCTCCCGTGGCCTTCTGCCCCCTCAGCACCACCGCCGTCACCGCCGACCGCCGCCCGTACAACACCATGGTCAAGGAGGCCATCcgctacgacgacgatgacgacgactacagcGGCCGCCACCTCGTCCTCCCCAGCTTCTTCTCGCAGG ACGTGGTCGACCCGCTCGGCGCGCCGACCAGCATGGCCCGTCTGCTGTCTCTGATGGAGGACGTCGCAACTCAGACCGGCCTCTCCTCCACTGCTGGGGCGTCGCGGCTCGGACGCTGGGTGGCCAAGGAGGACGACGGCGCGGTGTACCTCGAGGTGCCGATGCCGGGGCTGACCAAGGAGCACGTCCAGGTGCGCGCGGACAAGAACATCCTGGTGATCAAGGGCGAGGGCCAGAAGCAGCCCtgggacggcgacgacgactcCGCGGTGCCGAGGTACAACCGCCGCATCGAGTTGCCCGCCGACGCCTACAAGATGGACAAGATCAAGGCCGAGATGAAGAACGGCGTGCTCTGGGTCACCCTGCTCAAGCTGAAGGAGGAGGAGCGCAAGGACGTCTTCCACGTCAAggtcgagtag